TTCCAGACAGTGAAGCCATCCAACATGGTGGCGATGAGACCTGCCGGCGCGAAAAGTTGGGGCGAGACCGTCGCATCCGCCAATGGCGAGACAAAGCTCCCAGTGAGGTTGGCCATATTGACCATGTTGGGGAGTCCACTGAGTCAAAGTTCGTAACaagaattgaagagaaaaggaCTTGCTAATGAGAAAAGAGCAAGAACAAaatgggaaaaaaagagagtggagagagaggagaaaGAATTGACCGGGACCCTCAGGGGTGGGAACGCCAATTACACGGAGGCCCCGGGATGCCCGATGCTCAGCATTAGCCCACATCGATGCATAAAATGATTTGTGTTTGGAATTATTTGCGCAATTAATTTCAATAGATTCTGTAAGGTTGGTCGGTTATTGGTTAGTTTTGGATCTATGCATTACATGGTAATTCTTTGGACAATCTCTactttctactccgtatagttCGGGAGTTCATCTAATGTCCGAGCTTGagattgatgatgaaagtATTGATGTGGGTTCAAGACTGATTTAATTATAACGGAGAGCCTTGGCCCACACAGGTGTATATATGGAGTAGGACAACTACACAACTACGGAGTAATGTATGAGCATATCACAATTACTCAGCACGACGTGACCCCGGCTAGGGAATTCCCGAGAATTGAATCATCGCTGATTGGTCGAACGTGTAGTTAAGGGTTCTTAGATGCACGTGCTCGTTGTTGGGGATAACGTACATGTCGTACCACTTTGTGAACGTTCAAAGTTACTAGTACAGGAATCAGAATGGGTATTCGTAGCATGATGTCTATTCAAGGGGCTTCAGCGACCGCCAAAACCAAACCATCCACGACGGCCTTTcgtttcttcttccacgaGACCTTGGGTTTGAGCTTGTGCCTGACCCGGAGCCTCCTGTCCCTGACCACCTTCGCGTGGGTAATCAATGTAGTTCCATGCGACATCaaggaacaagggcttgACAGGAATCGGTTGCATCCGAGGTGGATACGGCACCAAATTATTAAGGTCCAGTCGGGATCCTGCGAACTGTTGGAGTCGTTCTACCACTGGCCGCTGGCTTGACTGTGATGCCTCTTCGGCAGTCGCATTCTCCAGAGTAACAAGTCCACGATACTGAGCAACCAATTCTCGCAAGGTTGTTTCTAAGGTACTTGCTTGAACTCGAGATACGTCAAGCCTTGGGACACCTTCAGCATCTGTAGCGGACTGGGGAGAAGCGGAGGTAGCGAGGTCCAGAGCTTGGGAAAACAGTGCAAGAGCCTCCTTTGACTTCGAAAGCACTCCATGGGATCTTCCTAATGCGAGACATCTAAAGAAGACAACAACAAGTGATTAGTTGTGACAATCAGCAAGGATCGTGGTTTAAAGCATACCTGAGAGCACGGAAGTAGTGCCGCTTTGCCTCAAGATCCTGCACAAAGGCCGAGTCGGCCGCAACACCCGGAAGCTCGAGAATAAATTCCAAGCTCTGGAGTGTCGAATCATACAGGACAACGCGCTCACGGAGCTTGTTCAATTTCTTGCCATTGCCTGTGGTTTGCTTCGCAGCTTCCCTCACATTCGTAGTGGGTTGCTGTTCCTCAAATGACAAACCGTCCCTTTCTCCACACAACACCCGGTTACGACCGACGCGCCAGCCAACCAAAGTGTAATTAACAGCAGTTCGAGTGATTTGCAGTGCCTGCATTCTCTTGTCACTTGGATCAACACCCTCACTAGCCAGGTCATCGATGGCAGATTTTGTAGCATCTACAGCATCCTGACTGGCGATGATCACGTTGTCATATGCAGCAGCTTTCTCCTTAGCAGCGGCGGACTTTCCTGCGTCTGCCAGCCAAGTAGTGAGGCGAGCCTCTGCGGCCGAAGCAGCAGCTAGGGATTGAGAAATTGAAGCGTCGTCGAGTGAGACAGTTCGCGATCTCCAAGTGACAGATTGGGGCAATTCCTGCACCTCTCCCTCTGCGGTTCGTCTAGTACCGGCTGCTTCTTCAGCGAGACAAGAGGgttcaatcttctcaacCTCGGCACGAATCTCCGAATCCGATGGGAAGAATTCAATGGCCAGCGATGAAGTAGGTTTGGAGCGGGGGAGCTTCATTTGATAAGCCGCGTATCGAAGACTAGGGTCAACAGTCCCCGAGAGCAGATCCCGGAAAGCGTCTCTCTTGACCCTTTGACCCAAAGCTGTGTAAATCACCCTTGCGATGGAATAGTCTTGAAGACACTTTTCCCATCTCCGTTTTTCAAGCCACAAAGTGCCGGAAATCATTGCCAAATAAGCACGACTCTCCAGGATATCCATATCACTTGACCCAGAAAGCGATTGTTCGTGAAGAAGCGAGACTAGATGCTCGGCATACCCAGTGGCCTTGTTCAGTCGAGAGATAATGTGGCGCCGAGCAGCACCTGAGATGCCCTTTGTGGAAGTATCTGCGGAATGTGTGGACTTCATATGCATTGCCTGCGCCCAAGCTCGTTCGGAACTAAGAAGCAAAATATGTACATATCTAGCGTAGGTTAGAAACTAGTCGAACTAGTAATTGGGAAATGGAAATATGGGTAAACGACATACGACACACTGCTTCCAACATTTTCAGCAGTCACAGCTGGTTTGACAGTGTACTTACGGCCTTTGACAGTGGCCTGACCAAGCTTCTTGCGGAGTTTCTGCAGTTTTCTGGTAGTGTGTGCCCGGTAGGCGTTGTAATCTCCCACAAGGAGagcctcttctctctctttgaaGATGAAATCAGTGACCTCCATGTTATTTTCTTCCTTGttcctcttttttggggTCCATGTGATGAGAATGGGAGGGACACGGTTGAAGTGGTGGCTCAGTAAAGGCGGTGAAACCCCGGCAATTTCATGCATCTCCGAATCTTTTGCCTTGTGTTCTCCAAGCTTATATTGTATGGTACCTCGGATTTACCATTGCCTTTTTTGTTCAAATCAAGGTTCAAGTACCTTGGTTTGATTGAATATTCATGTCCGGGACCTGTATGTGAGCAACATTGTGTTCCATCAGTCGGCGATTCCCGTTTTCCTTCCTTGGTACGAATGGCACCACCAAGGACAACTTGCTCAATTGCTTGTCATTCTCAAGGCTAAGACGGTTTTCTGACACAAGAGTTACTCAGACAGACTTTTTGATCCCAATACCATACAGACCACGATATCATAACGGCATCTTACGGCTTGGCACTACGATTGAGGGTGATGCTCGAACGTGCAACAGGCTGCCTCGAGAACGCGGGACGGCGTTTCCTTCAAGATTCCAATGGCGTGATCCGAAACAAAAGCTGTCTGTCTGATCATTTCTGGAAGCACAATGGCGCTGGAGCAGACGCTCCTCAGTGGTTTATCGCGCTTTTGCAAGCATCAGGCCAACGATCGTCTCTCGTTATTAGCAATCAACATGAAAGCAGAGAGTCAGGCGATGGGATAGGGCCATTGCTCGAATTTTTATATCCTAGGCAGGCTCAAACTCTGGTAGCTTCGCGTTTGCCTCGCTCCCAAAACAGGACTGGATTTCGGAGCAGATCAAGCTTGGGCTTTTCAAGATCTTACGTTTCCAtttcacatcttcaacaagctACCCCAAAGACTTCATGTATCCACAAGGATGCATCCGACCGGAGCCAAGGGCTTCAAGATCCAGAATCTCTTGATAAGGACGGGGAGGCGAGCGCAGCCCTCCACTCTTTCCTTCGAAAGAATGGCACTGAATTTGATAAAGCTTGGGTGCTGTATGTTGCAGCTGGATACCCGCCAAAACTCAAGTCCGCACTTTGTGCTTATATGAGTAAATCATctgaaaaaaagaatcaaaaACTAGCATGGGAACTCTTCAACGGAATTTCGCCCGAAGATCGCACCGAGTCAGACTTCAAGAACATTATAAGATCACGGCTTCGTTCATTACCAGCTCAAACCCCCTTCCATTTGGAATCCATCTGCCAGGAAGCCATTTCCATGCCATTTTCTCAAGAGATCATCTCGATGGGCCTGGTGCACATGGTGAGATACAGACAATGGCCCCAAATCCGCACATTCTGGAGCTCCCTGTTGGAGACCCCTGAAAACGAGCGACCACCATTGGACTCATTGCTGGATCGACTCGATCGTTTTCACTTTTCTGAATATTCCCTTGCCAGGCATCTTCTTAATTTAGAGAAGAACCTGTCAATCAACTACAAGAATCTTACTGCTGCCGAGAAAGACTTTGCTTGGCGTCTATTCGAACACTTTGTCAAGTCTCCTGACTTAGTCAAACTAACACCGATACGAACTGTGCTTTCACTGTTGCGCAATTACAATCGTTTTGGTTTTGTAACCAACAAACACTATCTTCATTTGATAGACGTCTTCCTACGGTCAGAGCAGAGGTCAGAATTTGTCGCGCTCATTCTCATTTATCGCCACTTGCGTTCGAATTTTCCGGATGCAAAGATACCTGTGAACACGATTCAGTCTATCATGGAACGCTTGGTGAAATTCCAGATGACCCACAGCATACCATACTTTTTGGACGAAGAGGCGCACTTTTCTGGATCTAAAAGACCAAGCATCAACTCGTACAATGACGCCATGAATGCGGTTTCCAAGACTGGGGATGTGAGAACTGTCCAACACTTGTTCGACAGGTTCCTTGCAGATCATGGCAGCCCGAAGTCTCAAAGGTCGGTGACCCCCCTTCTTGCCGTTCACGCAAGGCTAGGTGATGTGCGCGAAACACGGCGACAATTCGATCGAATTCCTACAGAATTTGGCCTCCCGCTGAACACAGTTTGCTGGAATATACTGCTTCTGGCGCACACCACTGCCAAGGATTTATCAGGTGCTATTTCTGCCTTCTCGGAAATGCGAGAGAATTTTGTACCTCCAAACTCGTACACATTCGGCACACTGATGGGGATTTTTGCCCAGCGAGGTGACGTCGAAGCTATTCGTCAATTGCTCAAAGAGGCGCAAAAAAGTCGAGTTCAAATCACAAGGCCAATGCTTGATACGGCTGTTCAGGCGTACTGTAAGAATGGTCAACTAGGTCATGCAGAAGAGCTTGTCGCAAGCAGCTGGGACTTAGCGGTGGGAGGGTCTCCCTTGCGAATGTGGAATTTTCTTCTAATGCGCTATGCATTCAGGGTGTCAAAGTTTTCCTTCCGACGCGTTCTTGACCGCATGGGACGATTAGGCTTGAAACCGGATGAAATGACTTACGCGGCTATTATGCTTGCTTATGTCTATGCTAAGCAGGTGGATCGTGCGCAGACTACTCTCAGGAAGATGCACGAAGCCGGTTTGAAACCCACCGAGCACCACTATTCTATTCTCTTGCTTGGATACGTGAAGCAACGGAACCGTGATATGGTTCACGTCATCTCCCGCGAAATGCAAGCACGGTTCGGTCGAGTTGGGATGGAGGCAAGCCTGTTGAACCTGAGAATGCAGATCACGAGAGACGTGGAAAACGCAAAAGATCTTCAAACTCCCGTTGAAGATATCGTCTTGGAGAACGCAGAAAAGACACTTTCTGAATCAATCGCACAATTCAATGCCGATCCGTCGCCAGCCAACAGTCGATTATCTAAACCGTTAGAGGGATTTGCTCTTGATTCTTTCACTGCCACGCACTATCAACGGCTGGTCGACGCATATGGCACCGAAGCTGGCGCCGAGAAGGCACTTCAAACCTTCAATCATTACATGGAATCCAGACGAACTGCAGGATCATTGGACAGTGATGAATTGGGATCATTACCGATTGACTTCATCAAAGCCGTCATGAAAGCCTATTCAAAAACCCAGAACCACGAAAAAGTGGAAGAGTGCTGGGCCAGTATTATGGCAAATGTGAGCAAGACAGCTGGTACCTGTGACCTTGACAAAATCTTGTCTGCTCGGTCGCCGATGTCAACCCCGCCAGCGCCAGCCGAGTCCCATCTCCCGTCAATTCTTTCATTATCCACCACCCAATCAGAAAAGCCGAAAATCATTCCGGCCCAACGCTTCATCCTAGACTATCCACTTTCGCTTTACCTGAAGTCGTTGGCTTCCCGGGGCATGTTCAAGAGGATGCATCAAGTTGTGGCCGAAGTTCAGACAGCAGGCTTTGCGTTGACTGGTTTCAACTGGTCAACCTATGTTAGGGTGCTTGCAGCATCTGATAATTATCCCGACAATGTGGAAGCATTTCGACTGTTTGAAGAGAAGTTCATTGCTCATTTCCCTGGTTGGTCGTGGTTTCTCAAGGGATACGGCGTGAGACCACTCAACGCCCCCGTGACAATCCTCCATCTCGAAGGTCGCTCGGGTATCACAAAACCTCGCAGGATGATGGGAAAACTGGCCCGAAGGCACTGGCGCAGAATTGAGCCAGATTATATGCACCCGCATTACCCCACCATGGTGCAACTAGCCGGCACACTGCAGCGGCTCCGGCAAACGAGCATTATGGAGGGGAATGAGCATCTGGCGAATCTCTACAAAATTGCGCCACAGACCGTTGATGCCGTTGCCGCGATGCCATACGTGCCTGATAAATATCAGGGTCCAATCCTTCGCGGCAAGGCGGCCAAAAGTGATATTCTCCCACGCCCGGCTCGTGTGTTTTCCTCGCGTTCTGGTGCTCTTGGTCCCAGCGGCGGCATGCATAAACGCACTTTTGATGACGCGACTGAGGAGCCTCTCGTGTTGAACAGTGACCACATCTCCAAGTCTTCCGCCCACGAGTTGACTTTTACTGGTTTGCTCCCCAATAACAGCTATGACATGCCCAGCTCTCTGACGAGCATCCTTCCCCGCGACGACCAAGTTGACCTGGAAACCACCTTTAATGAACATCACAAGATTACAAGACAATGGAAGGATCGAACCGAGAATTACAAGGAGCTCATTGCTAAGGcgcaaagaaacaagaattTCCCGCGCGCCAACGCCTACAAGCGACGATTAAACAAGCTGCAACAGGTCGACATCAAGAGGCCGACTCCTGAGCGGCAACTGTTTGACAAGGATAATCGCAAGTGGAAGCTGCACACCCCAACCTACCTTCTCTACAAGCCCATCGCCGGGTTCCATGTGAAACCTGGGCGGACATCATCACAACGACTGTCCGAACGGAAAAAATACATGAGACCCTGGACGCCCAGGGAAAAATCCGGCGATGACCAGTGAGCAGCGTGCTCCATGTACAGTGACTATGTAATTTTAGCTTGTTTCTTATATATCCTGGTTCTTATGATTTGGTTTTGTACAATACATTAGGTTttccactttttttttacattgTTGAAGAATTTTAAGATCACCCGTTAttcttggcttttttttcaagttTTTGGCTACAAAGCCGAGAAGGGAAAAGTGCGCGCTGTTATCTTAAACTCTCAAATGTGACTTCAAGGCCACATGAGTGGCCGATTGATCTTGTCTTTGATCTATCTACATGGactcgtgccaagcgcccaacaccCCATTCCCATGTTGATGCGCCCCAGTCAACGATGAATTTAAATTTGGAAATTATGTACATTTTGTACATTTTGTATGGTACGCCCATACAAAAGGTGCAGGCAATACAAGTTTCACAAAATCCATTTTTCTCAACAGATCGTTTCAACACTGAGGTTAGTGACAACTGATCTATATATAAAAGTGTGAGAAATATGCTAAAAGCATCACCCGTTGTACGTCAAACTTCAAGATTCTGCTTTTATTATAGCTATTCCACGGTAATGCCAAATACACCACTTTGTAGAACCTTTGCATTAAAACAAATAGACCTAAAATTTCCTAAGCTATGTAACGGGTTGAGCAAAATGTTATTTcgtgattttttttggtttgtaCCTTTCGTATAGGCACGCCATACAAAAGGTACCTAATTTCAAATTTAATCGTTGACTGGGGTGCACCAACATGGGAatggtgtgttgggcgcttggcacgagtATTCGACTTTGCTGTGGTACAGTCACCACGCAAAAGTGCTGACACCCAAATTTTGCCGGCTAAACATCTGCCAATTAAAAGCTAATGGAGAAAGGACGGTCTATTGATTTAGAGAAGTGATGTGATAAATTAGGAAGGCGGTAGCAGAAGGGGTGTTGCCACTTTTGCGAAGTCACTGTGCCTTCCGCCAGTGTAGGTAAAGTGCTGAAAAATTTGTACGTTGGACTGAATATCTGCAGCCACATATCGATCAGCAACTCAAACAACTATTCTGACGTGTTTCCGCACATGAACTTTAAATTTCTGCTGTCGGGCATCAGTTGAGCACTCAGAATTGAAAGTTTTAGATCTAACCGGACTATagggttctttttttcaacaaCATGGCACAGAAAAATTAATTCCATTGTAAAGCATCTAGTATCAACGAAGAAGGCATGCAGCTCAAGTAGTACCCCATACCATCGACCAGAATGGAAGAGGACCTTTCAGACCTCCTCGACACCCACCAGGACCGACCGACCGAAGTCAGACATCGAGACCAGGTCAAGATCATCACCACTCCCTAGACCGAAACACAGACACTGCGAACAGCACGCGTGACAGTCGAAGCGGAAGTAAAAGGTTTCACTTTAGGGCATCGAGGACATGTAGTCATCAGCAAGGGTGGAGATTCTGTAGCTCTTTTAAAGAGTTTAGAAAGGGGACGTCTACTCTAAAGTGATTCTTTGAACTGTGGAGAGATAGAAGTCAGTGTCAATGTTGAAAGTGTCAAAGTCCAGTGTAGAAAACCCGAAGGTATTCACAACTgttggggggaggggaacGCACGTAGAGTCgcttgaagaagaagaaaaggatcGGGGGGAAGGCAGCTTATATAGCCCGCTGAAAATTGTTCGCTGAGTCATCAAAGCACGTGGTACCTGTGGGACGCGCCTTCCACGCGTGCAACTTCACGCGTTCCACTTTAGCAAATCGGGAAATCCCAATCGGCGCCCCTCGACTCTTCTTCCTACCACACTATACTGCATCACACATCATGGACGGGTTGCAACTTCGTGATGAGGCTGCGCAGGATCGCGTGCGTGCCGCAACTGAATTTCTTGACCCCAGTAAGTTCATTGAGGAATGTGTTGCCGTTCTTTACGCTAATAAAGTTCTTTTTGAGATGATGCACGGGCACGCAGGTTCGTCGACCTCGAAGCTCATGTGATCTTAAATACATCTAACAAACTGGAACAGTTATCGAGCGGATATCGTGGTTATGCTGAATAAGGGTGCGCGACGACTAACAGTGCGTGGATCTGCGAAATTCTCTGCCAGGAGGTGGTGCTGATAATTTTGGACAGGTCAGCATCGATGAAATCAGAGCACACAACCGGGAGCTTGCAGATGGGTAAAGCACACCTCCATGACTAGTGGAATTGAGTCCACCGACTAATGGCTGTAGGCTGCTCTCTTCGCCGTTCGATTATTCACAAGCCTTTGACGCTGCCTTGAAGGCGGTCGTCAAAACCTTACCTGGTCGACCACTTAAAGAAACATCGGATGAAGCAGTGCGTATTATGTTTTGGATTATTCTTAGTAGGCATTGAATGTCTAACTAAATCGATAGAACTACTACTGCGCCTACGTTGGTGCATTCGGAGAATTCTCTTGCAATCCGCGAACACTGGGCTCGGAACAATTGAACCACATGGTCTCGCTCGAGGGCATTGTGACAAAATGCTCTCTGGTACGCCCTAAGGTTGTCCAAAGTGTTCACTATGTCGAAAGGAAGGATCGGTTTGTTGCTAGAAAATATCGTGATCAAACTATGAGTGCCAGCGGTGCAACCAGTTTGAACGTTTACCCTCAAGAGGACGATGAAAAGAACCCGGTGAGTCTAGCTCAGAAAATTTTAAAAGCCTTATGAGACTGATGTTTAAATTTCTAGCTTATCACCGAGTACGGCTACTCAACATATCTCGACCACCAATCGATTTCTATCCAAGAAATGCCTGAACGTGCCCCGGCAGGACAATTACCCCGAAGTGTCGATGTCATTTTGGATGACGATCTCGTCGACACTGCTAAACCTGGTGATAGAATCCAGTTGGTCGGTATCTATCGTACCCTTGGTAACGGAGGAAGTGGCTCGTCAACGTTCCGCACCGTCGTCATGGCGAACAACATTGTTCAATTATCTTCAAAGAGCGGTGGGGGTATTGCGGAGGCCGTACTTACGGATACCGACATTCGAAACATCAATCAGATTGCTAAGAAGAAGAACGTGTTCGACCTGTTGTCCAAGTCTCTGGCTCCTAGCATCCACGGGCATGACTACATCAAGAAAGCCATCCTCCTGATGCTTCTTGGTGGAATGGAGAAGAACTTGGATAACGGGACCCATCTTCGTGGTGATATCAATATTCTGATGGTCGGTGATCCTTCGACTGCGAAGTCCCAACTTCTTCGTTTCGTGTTGAATACCGCGCCTCTGGCAATCGCTACTACCGGTCGTGGTTCTTCCGGTGTCGGTTTGACTGCTGCGGTTACGTCCGACAAAGAAACCGGCGAACGTCGGCTGGAGGCTGGTGCTATGGTCCTCGGTGACCGTGGTGTGGTGTGTATTGATGAATTCGATAAGATGAGTGATGTCGATCGTGTCGCCATCCACGAAGTCATGGAACAGCA
The nucleotide sequence above comes from Penicillium digitatum chromosome 1, complete sequence. Encoded proteins:
- a CDS encoding Signal recognition particle, putative; its protein translation is MHEIAGVSPPLLSHHFNRVPPILITWTPKKRNKEENNMEVTDFIFKEREEALLVGDYNAYRAHTTRKLQKLRKKLGQATVKGRKYTVKPAVTAENVGSSVSYVHILLLSSERAWAQAMHMKSTHSADTSTKGISGAARRHIISRLNKATGYAEHLVSLLHEQSLSGSSDMDILESRAYLAMISGTLWLEKRRWEKCLQDYSIARVIYTALGQRVKRDAFRDLLSGTVDPSLRYAAYQMKLPRSKPTSSLAIEFFPSDSEIRAEVEKIEPSCLAEEAAGTRRTAEGEVQELPQSVTWRSRTVSLDDASISQSLAAASAAEARLTTWLADAGKSAAAKEKAAAYDNVIIASQDAVDATKSAIDDLASEGVDPSDKRMQALQITRTAVNYTLVGWRVGRNRVLCGERDGLSFEEQQPTTNVREAAKQTTGNGKKLNKLRERVVLYDSTLQSLEFILELPGVAADSAFVQDLEAKRHYFRALRCLALGRSHGVLSKSKEALALFSQALDLATSASPQSATDAEGVPRLDVSRVQASTLETTLRELVAQYRGLVTLENATAEEASQSSQRPVVERLQQFAGSRLDLNNLVPYPPRMQPIPVKPLFLDVAWNYIDYPREGGQGQEAPGQAQAQTQGLVEEETKGRRGWFGFGGR
- a CDS encoding Tetratricopeptide-like helical → MLERATGCLENAGRRFLQDSNGVIRNKSCLSDHFWKHNGAGADAPQWFIALLQASGQRSSLVISNQHESRESGDGIGPLLEFLYPRQAQTLVASRLPRSQNRTGFRSRSSLGFSRSYVSISHLQQATPKTSCIHKDASDRSQGLQDPESLDKDGEASAALHSFLRKNGTEFDKAWVLYVAAGYPPKLKSALCAYMSKSSEKKNQKLAWELFNGISPEDRTESDFKNIIRSRLRSLPAQTPFHLESICQEAISMPFSQEIISMGLVHMVRYRQWPQIRTFWSSLLETPENERPPLDSLLDRLDRFHFSEYSLARHLLNLEKNLSINYKNLTAAEKDFAWRLFEHFVKSPDLVKLTPIRTVLSLLRNYNRFGFVTNKHYLHLIDVFLRSEQRSEFVALILIYRHLRSNFPDAKIPVNTIQSIMERLVKFQMTHSIPYFLDEEAHFSGSKRPSINSYNDAMNAVSKTGDVRTVQHLFDRFLADHGSPKSQRSVTPLLAVHARLGDVRETRRQFDRIPTEFGLPLNTVCWNILLLAHTTAKDLSGAISAFSEMRENFVPPNSYTFGTLMGIFAQRGDVEAIRQLLKEAQKSRVQITRPMLDTAVQAYCKNGQLGHAEELVASSWDLAVGGSPLRMWNFLLMRYAFRVSKFSFRRVLDRMGRLGLKPDEMTYAAIMLAYVYAKQVDRAQTTLRKMHEAGLKPTEHHYSILLLGYVKQRNRDMVHVISREMQARFGRVGMEASLLNLRMQITRDVENAKDLQTPVEDIVLENAEKTLSESIAQFNADPSPANSRLSKPLEGFALDSFTATHYQRLVDAYGTEAGAEKALQTFNHYMESRRTAGSLDSDELGSLPIDFIKAVMKAYSKTQNHEKVEECWASIMANVSKTAGTCDLDKILSARSPMSTPPAPAESHLPSILSLSTTQSEKPKIIPAQRFILDYPLSLYLKSLASRGMFKRMHQVVAEVQTAGFALTGFNWSTYVRVLAASDNYPDNVEAFRLFEEKFIAHFPGWSWFLKGYGVRPLNAPVTILHLEGRSGITKPRRMMGKLARRHWRRIEPDYMHPHYPTMVQLAGTLQRLRQTSIMEGNEHLANLYKIAPQTVDAVAAMPYVPDKYQGPILRGKAAKSDILPRPARVFSSRSGALGPSGGMHKRTFDDATEEPLVLNSDHISKSSAHELTFTGLLPNNSYDMPSSLTSILPRDDQVDLETTFNEHHKITRQWKDRTENYKELIAKAQRNKNFPRANAYKRRLNKLQQVDIKRPTPERQLFDKDNRKWKLHTPTYLLYKPIAGFHVKPGRTSSQRLSERKKYMRPWTPREKSGDDQ